In Xylocopa sonorina isolate GNS202 chromosome 3, iyXylSono1_principal, whole genome shotgun sequence, one genomic interval encodes:
- the LOC143422509 gene encoding uncharacterized protein LOC143422509 isoform X3 — protein MWGASEEPPGTTEEEAQKSTVHAKEKCEENKSQLESLKEIMLKNKQSLKKKEEEVQEYARRLSKIKSRTKLSRRSKEGNFPVKDVSHTSESTLPGTSEETIDDISQAKTAKAKSTLLQKKLAENRKAFEQRNKEIIETKRAVEEKVEAIRQQLEEKDVAALSFQRDQLSVTPVKPVMITSDIMSPIQIESIQEKENTIEKLSNKIFELEATIVDLQENLKEKDSVIESKTKAVTLMSADLSKKGKTTLDTLEDTKDEMRTMQEHFVLLETSLKNKNEHLLMQLQERDNKIVELEDSVNRFEKQINEQKLSESASADFSRSTMDALVETKEAMKSMQENFVLIESSLKAKNENLLQQLKDYELKLAESNERVFKLESGVGIVRDPSVDDLQFKLEKLEHSNKQLQDEKYELQKSVAELQDKIVNISMHGNGAIIEKDNRIVELENLIEELKQSNKLLEEESTAELQKQVADLTSKNEEYSNKITDLESLVHKLEEQKNEIAAKLPEEGAVKDDEKVMKLTKEMEELNKSMIKIKAQHKSKVKSLQKQLENFKKVSDTNAELVRLGNQVALLEEEKASAGDWQERVVDLESKVSAQTKEIEMQIEAIATLENQKLDLMQELHTAKQEISSLEAENAESENLRVTAEMKVVDLEEQLEAMHRSQSENKLESGATSAELTKQVEVLTQENTELYNRIAKLEEKGTSDTGSTESFEAIQELDKTDLLKKIEDLSQKNNELTIKLSKFEEKETSQVESTESMSDTNKNELLKKIDQLTQENTDLTMKLSRLEEKGSSDTGSTESFERIPEHNESTSKIELLTQENSELVIKLTKLEEQLEHMEPKSDIDLKLKIETLLQENNNQSEELSKLRTHVTNLIEENNKLQKQIENLSIDHTDLPAPPVKLDDGGKEAETETSEGSEIAKREVDFKAQIDMLTEEKSLLQKEVEELRNSLKQWHETTESLQINDLRNRMENLLKENEEVVTKVSEFKVSNQNLKESLSEAMREKDELHVRINQMLNDDRDNEKLGLVEKLEKLNEEKQSIVEENEKLQKQIETSTVSQISGQELIPPDSAAQRGDSVIIDTLEREIKEYKVLIAEQTGLIEEMKIKLAGKEEELEEKSKQITEYEASGKKIETLENELKEMYNTVAEWKFKCNEIQKKMEELEAGKASIEEGFRMLQNENEMLLKEKKEKDAEAISLKEQLQSTTNMLELKLEKQLAVVAEKQSEITSLKEIMEEKDQELQAKYTELQNNMIAIDSLQDECNNCRMLIQQKDASLISMSDEVANLNSVVESKEDGIYSLRKEITELNEKLKDSRPLKDYNELLEVLKDKDALLDDLQYRFDVATKESSRLSEEIKNLSKQNEDIQGQVTEKQRELDDLITQKEHLEATIAESTNDKNEVERRVWELQSIIDNNANFVDDLQAELRGAYKQIEQLKVKHMEDNQLQNQRLENLMEDLNAKMQECEVLKAELEEKERLVGRNVTEEVKLALEARIVELEQKLKDAEDKVQMQMEKMKKITANLKKKTVTCQELEARVAELEEKWTTEKDEKEAKNKQIQDVEIAMREKDNRIADLEEKLVQARNESAEVSKNVDKLSNDLANSKEKMSVFMQQMTELEEEIVKLRADLESSTAELASERESKQNILSDYDSYKQQVIAENERKQLELDEVKEKARELSVRMQVMETEYLEQLTSINNLKAENGLLLSKQAQINEKLETVEKESEERRTLIEQMEKEAVRTSTETTQTLEEEITEDDAKMAGSQHCSHCEQCQTLVQALEAKLQEREAEIENLDNELANSIGNFVQMRESLRFNDLMNQTSMRNRSLEDPYNDLSFQYNSLMSSHEEVKAKLEEALKENKELTEKIEQLQTANATLEEKLVAAEKLLDDNKQCAEKLQSIDLLYTDLTKKCEEREAQLLNVQQEMKAVQERADQQEEELNSQITSLKSMDAQRIEAKQLLQDTKHSLEQEIESLRNEKEASERRIEELKVELEKYRNQSTEVVEKSVAVKKEASIFDSIPQDNTPQLFDASKIFGMPSSSSDVLANEEVKRLRGLLDEKEAQCSNLTQEITHLQKLMIDEKTQISQNYSQCVERLETSQKQLYAAQSNLERLEKILTEKDMQIDSMNTELRNISMQMMERQNDTDSDFMESLKASLVAKNKEVNDLSLSLEHTKEALDKIIVERDKQDNLIISYQSEINNLEEKLQNSTDSDVVQDLESRVSFLTKERDLLQLQVNDLTRSMEELKDSMNAGRNVQMKIERSEDRAPSISGTSTKESTPLEEITVTQQQVESVATKATTEATPQEKVTLDVGSAWDAGSTEKLSVDEETWGWNTEDVELVDEGHISATLAPSVEMQLRAKVDDLQDQIKDLEKEREKMLEENKAAQLRNAKMIKKLKEYKVQMDSLQQQLKMQKSTGEKSSFYDLDSAIEEELKTQISKLEKTLSEVKEEQKNTIAEKEALLKRLDVVMSANERYMEMKERQDMDMEVLRIRNKELTDKIEALDKRLQSGVPALEDSDVARNETVVSGEEVKPFVQERVRGKRSVEVEDYESKYKKCKDEIEDLKDEMEALATENEQLQHFLAEQKIKLSALESKRTAEENESIEIVDDLNRKISELQAMLSKSREEYDLLRKQYEQSLMDANVQVTAMRQNTDFLREEAYKWTSRLETEIANLRQQIEASESSAAELQKSLQNALQEKIGLEERLTNLTASSDKQISSMNASMAEVTDLLNIRIQEVADLKQELQKQYVDHEAAKLKLQDTIQELYKELNEKKQELESVKKALSDKENEFIQQQSVETVSALVSQATQELAQKHAIEIEGKEKEIRSLNERLSTLEASMNEYSLEKQNNAVQFDAQRQELEFLKQNLVEKNSILESVQANLTSAKEQLTKKESELSGSEERVRILSMENERYMETIEQLHKRLNETEAASISLNEYALRVQSLEQNVQSLESSLMEKELALQQHAQESAEYKTVLNNNKLEIEMLRAEMQAFEAVKNELSEKTEQINSLNLELERTRKVLDETRHSLNEKISLLEDANRTLNEQKVELDRLSRQQDQHQQSSPNVVDGLPLFRMGDNNHNLQHAIDAMQVELEKKQEEIEHLKYVLSENTYPSIIQKMQERINCLYNEKAELESSLKAASVRSEEKEKQIGALRQQIEIQNHEFASKEEGNLLSRDRRSIQDQEQIVRLQNELYAKEQEVSELRYIIAEKDSQLSLHASMEPQSDDFELREMVQRLTTELYGKEQEVQHLKSTIAELQKEVSRLQEFERLSEETRDALQKLTTEKEQVRLEAEQFLESKLKEKEMEIDEIKQRLAAENRNILNELQLRDKDIENLKKQLEEFSATEHTMKDKLHQKDEELTRVSADLAEKERRLAELSITKDTELHNLKVQIQEKEARIEELLALTGEEEKQRNELKTTLEAREAEINSLKTLLEEKVKECQLIQNVLKKDVSVIDTSAVQSEAASGEGSKTPPSQELDLALYMLHQRDVRCEELTHELMQLLEERDTLQLRLSNAIRVNEELRKAAGSTSSNPSPTKEASVSTTEEPVVEHPSPSKSEGPVEIAKEAIDTPIGEDKETLALKLSQLHTVSHAKDVRLRDERELRHTQQMSLLAHKDVLSTLPPEAAAKLVNANYTLSRDVQSQSSVLLNWLWGKSTPKVVHM, from the exons ATGTGGGGTGCATCAGAGGAACCGCCAGGGACGACAGAAGAGGAGGCACAGAAGTCTACTGTGCATGCAAAAGAGAAATGTGAAGAAAATAAAAGTCAATTGGAGTCCCTTAAAGAAATTATGTTAAAAAATAAAcaaagtttaaagaaaaaagaagaagaagttcAG GAATATGCGAGGAGGCTTTCTAAGATTAAATCTAGAACCAAGTTGTCACGTCGAAGTAAAGAAGGAAACTTCCCTGTTAAAGATGTATCGCATACATCAGAGAGTACTTTGCCAGGTACATCTGAAGAAACCATTGATGATATTAGTCAAGCAAAAACTGCAAAAGCAAAGTCtactttacttcaaaagaaattgGCTGAGAATAGAAAGGCTTTTGAACAACGTAACAAAGAAATAATTGAAACGAAACGAGCGGTTGAAGAAAAAGTGGAAGCTATTAGACAGCAGTTAGAAGAGAAGGATGTGGCAGCGTTAAGTTTTCAAAGAGATCAATTATCTGTTACACCAGTTAAACCAGTTATGATTACTTCTGAT aTCATGTCACCAATACAAATTGAGAGCAttcaagaaaaagaaaatacaaTTGAAAAACTTAGCAATAAAATTTTTGAGCTTGAAGCTACTATCGTAGATCTGCAGGAAAATTTGAAAGAAAAAGACTCTGTCATTGAATCTAAGACAAAGGCAGTTACCCTTATGTCTGCAGATCTTTCGAAAAAAGGCAAAACGACGCTGGACACTCTTGAAGATACGAAAGATGAAATGCGAACGATGCAAGAGCATTTTGTGCTTTTGGAAACATCATTGAAAAATAAGAACGAACATCTCTTAATGCAGTTGCAGGAAAGGGATAATAAAATAGTTGAATTAGAAGACTCGGTCAATCG CTTCGAAAAACAGATTAACGAGCAAAAGTTATCCGAGTCGGCAAGTGCCGATTTTTCTCGTTCGACGATGGATGCTTTAGTAGAGACTAAAGAAGCTATGAAATCTATGCAAGAAAATTTTGTACTTATCGAATCTTCTCTAAAAGCGAAAAACGAGAATTTGTTACAACAGTTAAAAGATTATGAGTTAAAATTAGCAGAGTCTAATGAACGAGTGTTTAAGCTAGAGTCTGGTGTTGGAATAGTTAGGGATCCATCTGTTGATGACTTGCAATTCAAGTTAGAAAAATTGGAGCACAGTAATAAACAATTACAAGACGAGAAGTATGAGCTACAAAAAAGTGTTGCGGAATTACAAGATAAaatcgtaaatatatctatgcATGGTAATGGTGCAATAATAGAGAAAGATAACAGAATAGTTGAACTTGAGAATTTGATAGAAGAACTGAAACAATCTAACAAGCTTCTTGAAGAAGAATCAACAGCTGAATTACAAAAACAAGTGGCAGATTTAACGTCAAAGAACGAAGAGTATTCGAATAAAATAACTGATCTTGAAAGCTTGGTACATAAACTTGAAGAACAGAAAAATGAAATTGCAGCGAAATTGCCAGAAGAAGGTGCAGTTAAAGACGACGAGAAGGTGATGAAGCTTACCAAGGAAATGGAAGAATTGAATAAGAGCATGATCAAAATCAAAGCACAACATAAGAGTAAAGTAAAAAGTTTACAAAAACAATTGGAGAACTTTAAAAAG GTATCCGATACAAATGCTGAACTTGTCCGATTGGGGAATCAAGTGGCACTGTTAGAGGAGGAGAAAG CCTCAGCAGGAGATTGGCAAGAACGTGTTGTTGATCTTGAAAGTAAAGTTTCCGCTCAAACGAAAGAAATTGAAATGCAAATTGAAGCCATTGCCACTCTAGAGAATCAAAAATTGGATCTCATGCAAG AGCTTCACACGGCGAAGCAGGAAATTTCGTCATTGGAAGCGGAGAATGCAGAGTCCGAGAATCTCCGAGTAACTGCAGAGATGAAAGTGGTCGATCTCGAGGAACAGTTGGAAGCTATGCACAGGTCGCAGAGTGAAAATAAATTGGAATCGGGAGCTACTTCTGCGGAACTGACCAAACAAGTAGAAGTCTTAACCCAAGAAAATACCGAATTATACAATAGAATAGCAAAATTGGAGGAGAAGGGAACATCTGATACAGGATCCACCGAATCATTTGAAGCGATACAAGAATTAGACAAAACAGATTTATTGAAAAAGATCGAAGATCTGTCGCAGAAGAACAATGAGTTAACGATTAAGTTAAGTAAATTCGAAGAGAAGGAAACTTCCCAGGTTGAATCTACGGAGTCGATGAGTGACACGAATAAAAATGAATTATTGAAGAAAATCGACCAGTTGACTCAAGAAAATACCGATCTGACAATGAAGTTGAGCAGGCTAGAAGAGAAAGGATCTTCTGACACGGGCTCAACTGAATCTTTCGAACGGATTCCGGAACATAACGAGAGCACGTCAAAAATCGAACTTCTCACGCAAGAAAACAGCGAACTTGTGATTAAACTCACAAAACTTGAGGAACAATTAGAACACATGGAGCCTAAGTCAGATATTGATTTGAAATTAAAAATTGAGACTTTGTTGCAAGAAAATAATAATCAGTCTGAAGAATTGTCGAAACTTAGAACGCATGTAACGAATCTTATTGAGGAGAATAATAAGCTGCAGAAACAGATTGAAAACTTATCTATAGATCATACTGATTTGCCTGCTCCTCCTGTTAAATTAGACGACGGAGGTAAGGAGGCTGAAACGGAAACATCTGAAGGTTCCGAAATAGCAAAGAGAGAAGTTGATTTCAAGGCACAAATCGATATGCTAACGGAAGAGAAAAGTCTTTTACAAAAAGAGGTAGAAGAATTGCGCAATTCCTTAAAACAATGGCATGAAACAACTGAGAGTCTTCAAATCAATGATCTAAGAAACAGAATGGAAAATCTGTTAAAGGAAAACGAAGAGGTAGTGACGAAGGTCTCAGAATTTAAAGTCTCCAATCAGAACTTGAAAGAAAGTTTAAGTGAAGCGATGCGAGAGAAAGATGAATTGCACGTGAGAATTAATCAAATGTTGAACGATGATCGCGACAATGAGAAGTTGGGACTTGtcgagaaattagagaaattgaaCGAAGAAAAACAAAGTATTGTGGAGGAGAatgaaaaattacaaaaacagaTTGAAACCAGCACTGTTTCGCAAATATCTGGTCAAGAACTAATACCACCTGATTCTGCCGCTCAGAGGGGAGATTCCGTGATAATTGATACATTGGAACGTGAAATTAAAGAGTACAAGGTGTTGATTGCTGAGCAAACGGGCCTAATCGAAGAGATGAAAATTAAGCTTGCGGGTAAGGAAGAAGAGTTGGAAGAGAAGAGCAAACAAATCACGGAATACGAAGCATCAGGAAAGAAAATTGAGACGTTGGAAAACGAATTGAAGGAGATGTACAATACTGTGGCGGAATGGAAATTTAAGTGCAACGAAATTCAAAAGAAAATGGAAGAACTGGAGGCAGGAAAGGCTTCCATCGAGGAGGGATTCAGAATGTTGCAAAACGAAAATGAAATGTTGctgaaagagaaaaaagaaaaagacgcAGAAGCTATCTCGTTAAAGGAACAATTGCAGAGTACAACGAATATGTTAGAATTGAAGCTTGAAAAACAACTTGCTGTTGTGGCTGAAAAGCAGAGTGAAATTACCAGTTTGAAGGAAATCATGGAAGAAAAAGATCAAGAGTTGCAGGCGAAGTACACGGAGCTGCAAAATAACATGATTGCGATAGACAGCTTGCAGGATGAATGTAACAATTGTAGAATGTTGATCCAACAGAAGGACGCTTCGTTAATATCGATGTCTGACGAGGTGGCGAACCTTAATAGTGTAGTAGAAAGTAAAGAGGATGGAATATATTCCCTGAGAAAAGAAATTACCGAATTGAATGAAAAATTAAAGGATTCGAGGCCTTTAAAAGATTATAACGAGTTATTAGAAGTATTGAAAGACAAGGATGCGCTCCTTGACGATCTTCAATATAGGTTTGATGTAGCCACCAAAGAGAGCAGCCGTTTAtcagaagaaataaaaaatctaTCGAAGCAGAATGAGGATATTCAAGGCCAAGTTACTGAGAAGCAACGTGAACTCGACGATTTAATAACACAGAAGGAGCATTTGGAAGCAACAATAGCTGAATCTACCAATGATAAAAATGAAGTTGAAAGGCGCGTCTGGGAATTGCAGAGTATTATAGACAACAACGCCAATTTTGTCGACGATTTACAAGCAGAATTAAGGGGCGCCTATAAACAGATAGAACAATTGAAAGTGAAGCATATGGAAGACAATCAATTGCAAAATCAGAGGCTGGAAAATCTAATGGAGGATTTGAACGCGAAGATGCAAGAATGCGAGGTGTTGAAGGCCGAGTTGGAAGAGAAGGAGAGACTGGTCGGTCGCAATGTAACGGAAGAGGTGAAACTAGCTCTGGAAGCTAGAATTGTTGAGTTAGAGCAGAAATTGAAGGATGCTGAAGATAAGGTACAGATGCAGATggaaaaaatgaagaaaataacgGCGAATCTGAAGAAGAAGACGGTGACGTGCCAGGAGCTCGAGGCAAGGGTAGCCGAGCTCGAAGAGAAGTGGACGACCGAGAAGGACGAGAAGGAAGCTAAGAACAAGCAGATCCAGGACGTGGAGATCGCGATGCGCGAGAAGGATAACAGAATAGCCGATCTTGAAGAAAAATTGGTGCAGGCAAGAAACGAATCCGCGGAAGTCTCGAAGAACGTCGACAAATTGTCGAATGATTTGGCTAATTCGAAAGAGAAAATGTCTGTGTTTATGCAACAAATGACAGAACTGGAAGAGGAGATTGTGAAGTTACGTGCAGATCTCGAGTCATCTACGGCAGAACTTGCGTCTGAAAGGGAAAGTAAACAGAATATATTGTCGGATTACGATTCGTACAAGCAACAGGTAATCGCAGAGAATGAACGTAAGCAATTGGAGTTGGACGAGGTGAAAGAGAAAGCCAGGGAGCTCAGTGTACGAATGCAGGTGATGGAGACGGAGTATCTGGAACAGCTTACGTCGATTAACAACCTTAAAGCTGAAAATGGTTTGCTATTGTCGAAACAGGCGCAAATCAATGAGAAATTGGAGACTGTTGAGAAAGAGTCGGAGGAACGGAGGACGCTGATCGAACAAATGGAGAAAGAAGCCGTTAGAACATCCACGGAGACGACGCAAACTCTAGAGGAGGAAATAACTGAGGATGATGCGAAAATGGCCGGTTCACAACATTGCAGCCACTGCGAACAGTGTCAGACTTTGGTCCAGGCGTTGGAGGCGAAGCTGCAAGAGAGGGAAGCTGAAATTGAGAATCTGGACAACGAGTTAGCAAATTCAATTGGTAATTTCGTTCAGATGCGAGAGTCCCTTAGATTCAACGACCTAATGAATCAAACTAGTATGAGGAACAGATCATTAGAAGATCCTTACAATGATCTTTCGTTCCAGTACAACTCGTTGATGTCGAGTCACGAGGAGGTGAAAGCGAAATTAGAGGAAGCATTGAAGGAAAATAAAGAATTGACAGAGAAAATTGAGCAGCTGCAAACTGCGAATGCTACTCTGGAGGAAAAGTTAGTCGCAGCAGAGAAATTGTTGGATGACAATAAACAGTGTGCTGAAAAGTTGCAAAGTATTGATTTATTATACACTGATTTGACTAAAAAATGCGAAGAACGCGAAGCACAGTTACTGAATGTGCAACAGGAGATGAAAGCTGTTCAGGAACGCGCTGACCAACAAGAAGAGGAATTAAATTCTCAAATAACTTCGCTGAAATCCATGGATGCTCAAAGAATAGAGGCGAAACAGTTGTTGCAGGATACCAAACACAGTTTAGAACAAGAAATCGAGTCGTTAAGAAACGAGAAAGAAGCGAGCGAAAGAAGAATAGAAGAATTGAAGGTGGAATTAGAGAAGTATAGGAATCAGAGTACAGAAGTCGTGGAAAAATCAGTGGCAGTAAAGAAAGAAGCGTCTATATTTGATAGTATCCCACAGGATAATACACCGCAGCTGTTCGACGCTTCAAAAATTTTTGGTATGCCCTCTTCCAGTTCCGATGTTTTGGCTAACGAGGAGGTGAAACGGTTGCGAGGTTTGTTAGATGAAAAAGAGGCGCAGTGTTCCAATTTGACTCAAGAAATCACTCACCTACAGAAATTGATGATCGACGAGAAGACACAAATATCACAGAACTATAGCCAATGCGTTGAAAGGCTGGAAACCTCGCAAAAGCAATTATACGCTGCACAATCGAATCTGGAGAGATTAGAAAAAATATTAACCGAGAAAGACATGCAGATCGATTCGATGAATACAGAGTTGCGAAATATCAGTATGCAAATGATGGAGCGTCAAAATGATACGGATAGTGATTTCATGGAATCTTTAAAGGCTTCGTTAGTTGCCAAGAACAAGGAAGTGAATGACCTAAGTCTAAGTTTGGAACAcacaaaagaagcattagataagaTCATCGTGGAACGAGATAAACAGGACAACCTCATAATATCCTACCAATCAGAGATTAACAATTTAGAGGAAAAATTGCAAAACTCGACTGATTCCGACGTGGTACAAGATTTAGAAAGCCGCGTTTCGTTTCTTACGAAGGAGAGGGACTTGCTGCAGCTTCAAGTAAATGATCTGACTAGATCCATGGAGGAATTGAAGGATTCTATGAACGCTGGTCGAAATGTGCAGATGAAAATTGAGAGATCAGAAGACAGAGCGCCTAGTATTTCGGGTACATCGACGAAAGAATCAACTCCATTGGAAGAAATTACGGTCACGCAGCAGCAGGTAGAGTCAGTAGCAACGAAGGCTACCACCGAGGCAACGCCACAGGAGAAAGTGACTCTAGATGTTGGATCTGCCTGGGATGCAGGATCAACGGAAAAATTAAGTGTTGACGAAGAAACTTGGGGATGGAACACGGAGGATGTTGAGTTGGTCGATGAAGGACATATCAGCGCTACCTTGGCACCTAGCGTAGAGATGCAATTACGTGCCAAAGTAGACGATCTTCAGGATCAAATCAAAGATTtagagaaggaaagagagaaGATGCTGGAAGAGAACAAAGCTGCGCAATTGAGGAACGCGAAGATGATAAAGAAACTGAAAGAATACAAGGTACAGATGGACAGCCTTCAACAGCAGTTGAAGATGCAAAAGTCGACGGGTGAGAAGTCCAGCTTTTACGATCTGGATTCTGCGATAGAGGAGGAGCTCAAGACCCAGATAAGTAAATTGGAGAAGACTTTGAGCGAAGTTAAAGAGGAGCAGAAAAATACTATCGCCGAGAAGGAGGCTTTGCTGAAACGTTTAGACGTTGTGATGTCCGCTAACGAAAGGTATATGGAGATGAAGGAGAGGCAGGACATGGACATGGAGGTATTGCGTATTCGAAACAAAGAATTAACTGATAAAATCGAGGCTCTCGATAAACGATTGCAGAGTGGTGTACCTGCGTTGGAAGATAGCGATGTTGCACGGAATGAAACCGTTGTTTCTGGTGAAGAAGTGAAGCCATTTGTGCAAGAACGTGTACGAGGAAAACGGTCTGTCGAGGTAGAGGACTACGAGAGTAAGTACAAGAAGTGTAAAGACGAAATCGAAGATCTCAAGGATGAGATGGAGGCACTTGCGACCGAAAATGAGCAGCTGCAGCACTTCCTGGCGGAGCAGAAGATTAAATTATCTGCATTGGAGTCGAAACGAACAGCGGAGGAGAATGAGTCTATTGAGATCGTGGACGACTTAAATAGAAAAATTTCTGAACTGCAGGCTATGCTGAGCAAATCCAGAGAGGAGTATGATCTATTGAGGAAACAGTACGAGCAGAGCTTGATGGACGCTAACGTTCAGGTGACAGCCATGAGACAGAATACCGATTTCTTAAGGGAAGAAGCGTACAAGTGGACGAGCAGGCTGGAAACGGAAATAGCTAATTTACGTCAACAGATCGAGGCCTCCGAATCCAGCGCCGCTGAGTTACAAAAAAGCTTGCAAAACGCCCTGCAAGAAAAAATAGGCCTAGAAGAAAGACTGACCAATTTGACGGCCTCTTCTGATAAACAGATATCGTCTATGAACGCGTCAATGGCGGAAGTGACCGATCTTCTGAACATTAGGATACAAGAAGTGGCTGATCTGAAGCAGGAACTTCAGAAACAGTACGTGGACCACGAGGCAGCGAAGCTGAAGTTGCAAGACACCATACAGGAACTATACAAGGAGCTCAATGAAAAGAAGCAAGAGTTGGAGTCTGTGAAGAAGGCTCTCAGCGACAAGGAGAACGAATTTATTCAGCAACAGAGCGTGGAAACGGTCAGCGCTCTCGTGAGTCAGGCTACTCAAGAGCTGGCACAAAAGCACGCAATAGAAATCGAGGGGAAAGAAAAAGAGATACGAAGTCTTAACGAAAGGTTGTCAACGTTAGAGGCAAGTATGAACGAATATTCGCTCGAGAAACAAAATAATGCCGTACAATTTGACGCACAGcgacaagaactggaatttctGAAGCAGAACTTGGTGGAAAAGAATTCGATTCTGGAGTCTGTTCAGGCCAATCTGACGTCAGCGAAGGAACAATTAACTAAGAAGGAATCAGAGTTATCTGGGAGTGAAGAAAGAGTACGGATATTGTCTATGGAGAATGAGAGATACATGGAGACTATCGAACAGCTACACAAACGTTTGAACGAAACCGAAGCAGCGTCAATCAGTCTAAACGAGTACGCGTTACGTGTTCAGAGTCTGGAGCAAAATGTTCAAAGTCTAGAATCTTCTCTGATGGAAAAAGAATTGGCATTGCAACAGCATGCTCAGGAGTCTGCCGAGTACAAGACAGTTTTAAACAATAAtaaattggaaattgaaatgcTTCGCGCAGAAATGCAAGCGTTTGAAGCCGTGAAGAACGAATTATCGGAGAAGACTGAGCAGATAAACAGTTTGAACCTGGAATTGGAAAGGACTCGTAAGGTCTTGGATGAAACCAGACACAGTTTGAATGAAAAGATATCTTTACTCGAGGATGCTAATCGAACTCTGAACGAGCAAAAAGTGGAATTGGACAGATTATCGAGGCAGCAGGATCAACATCAACAGAGCTCTCCTAACGTCGTGGATGGTTTGCCGCTATTTAGAATGGGCGATAACAATCACAATTTACAGCACGCGATAGATGCCATGCAAGTCGAGTTAGAAAAGAAGCAGGAAGAGATTGAACATTTGAAATACGTCTTAAGCGAGAACACGTATCCCAGTATCATTCAGAAGATGCAGGAAAGGATCAATTGTCTTTACAACGAAAAAGCTGAACTGGAATCCTCGTTGAAAGCGGCCAGCGTGAGATCCGAGGAGAAAGAGAAACAGATCGGCGCTCTGAGGCAACAGATAGAGATACAGAACCATGAATTTGCCTCCAAAGAAGAAGGGAATCTTCTGTCGAGGGATCGACGCTCGATTCAGGATCAGGAGCAAATCGTCAGACTACAGAACGAGTTGTACGCCAAGGAACAAGAGGTCAGCGAGCTTAGGTACATTATAGCTGAGAAGGACTCTCAATTGTCTCTTCATGCCAGCATGGAGCCTCAGTCGGATGATTTCGAGCTGCGTGAAATGGTACAGAGACTAACTACCGAATTGTACGGCAAGGAGCAGGAAGTTCAACATCTGAAATCGACCATTGCCGAATTGCAGAAAGAGGTGTCCCGTTTGCAAGAGTTTGAGAGGCTTTCAGAGGAAACCAGAGACGCCTTGCAGAAGCTTACCACGGAAAAGGAGCAAGTTCGTCTCGAGGCTGAACAGTTTCTGGAGAGTAAATTGAAAGAGAAGGAAATGGAAATCGACGAGATAAAACAGAGGCTGGCAGCGGAGAATCGAAACATTTTGAACGAGCTGCAATTGAGGGACAAGGACATTGAGAATTTGAAGAAACAGCTGGAAGAGTTCTCCGCGACGGAGCACACGATGAAAGACAAGTTGCACCAGAAAGACGAGGAACTGACTCGAGTAAGCGCTGACCTGGCCGAAAAGGAACGCAGATTGGCCGAATTGAGTATCACCAAGGATACTGAGCTTCACAATTTAAAGGTTCAAATACAAGAAAAGGAAGCACGCATCGAGGAGCTCCTGGCGTTGACCGGCGAAGAAGAGAAGCAGCGTAACGAGCTTAAGACCACTTTAGAGGCCAGAGAAGCGGAGATCAATTCGTTGAAGACGCTCTTGGAGGAGAAAGTGAAGGAGTGCCAGTTGATTCAGAACGTTCTGAAGAAGGACGTTTCGGTGATCGACACTTCTGCGGTTCAAAGCGAGGCAGCTTCCGGCGAGGGAAGCAAAACGCCACCGTCTCAAGAATTGGATCTTGCGTTGTACATGCTTCATCAACGGGACGTTAGATGCGAGGAATTGACGCACGAATTGATGCAGTTACTCGAAGAACGCGACACGTTGCAATTGCGTTTGTCTAACGCCATCAGAGTGAACGAGGAGTTGAGAAAGGCAGCTGGCTCGACGAGTTCTAATCCTAGTCCAACGAAGGAGGCGTCCGTTTCCACTACTGAGGAACCAGTCGTGGAACATCCATCACCGTCGAAGTCTGAGGGACCAGTTGAGATAGCTAAGGAAGCTATCGACACTCCGATTGGAGAGGACAAGGAAACCCTTGCCTTGAA